One Spinacia oleracea cultivar Varoflay chromosome 4, BTI_SOV_V1, whole genome shotgun sequence DNA segment encodes these proteins:
- the LOC130459271 gene encoding uncharacterized protein, with protein sequence MPPPKNLLHFMPLPGQKLKSVVVAEPPPVDQPLAEEDTIPSPLKPSAALGIEIQDITKVMEAIEADLVPGSDVPIVAEQKEESADVSLEREKSPDKEMVDLTEAHIEVPEAEKEVPSAEEEQPEQGLTRKRRHSTLGSTSTSALDRLIHADPCSDVPLKRIPEEVREAMARYARAPVLGENPMAHVGSLVGPEAARENLLRANPQWRVPGAEERNPAMMAQYYLNEVSVGNFVLSSVFGLLFSSFLIFSRLFFFPRLFSCPRSLPSVARLRRGN encoded by the coding sequence atgcctcctcccaaaaatctccttcacttcatgcccttgccagggcagaagttgaagagtgtggtggttgcggaaccgccgcccgtggaccaaccgttggctgaggaagataccatcccctctccgctgaagccgtctgctgctttagggatcgagatccaggatataaccaaggtgatggaggcaattgaagccgaccttgttcctggctcggatgtccctattgtggccgagcagaaggaagaatctgctgacgtttctctcgaaagggagaaaagtccagataaggagatggtggatctcaccgaagctcacatagaggttcccgaagctgagaaggaggtcccttctgctgaggaggagcaacccgagcagggtctgacgaggaagaggcgccactcgaccttgggctctacttcgacctcggccctggatagactgatccacgctgacccttgctcggatgttccgctgaaacggatccccgaggaggtaagggaggcgatggctcgctatgctagagctccggttttgggggagaaccccatggctcacgtgggatctttggtgggtcccgaagctgcacgggagaatcttcttcgggccaacccgcagtggagggttcctggagctgaggagaggaacccagctatgatggcccaatattatctgaatgaggtaagtgttggaaattttgttttgagttccgtttttggtttgttgttttcttctttcctcatcttttctcgtcttttcttctttcccaggctgttttcttgtcctcgttcgcttccgagtgtagctcggttgaggagaggcaactga
- the LOC110785079 gene encoding surfeit locus protein 1 isoform X1 produces the protein MAASISKTLTRNIRLSPTTTSTPSIHRFFTTSTASASALSAIDDPTLPQPQQQGKQGRGIWSKMFLFLPGAITFGLGTWQIVRRQDKIKTLDYRRERLTMEPVEFNVIASGENSTTLEFRRVVCRGAFDEKKSIFVGPRSRSISGITENGYYLITPLVPISGSLNSIQSPVLVNRGWVPRSWRDKALESSQDLGEDKNIPNSASLSDENRSFWRFWSKKPQTAEDPAPSDTPVEVVGVIRGSENPSIFVPGNDPTSGQWFFVDVPAIANASGLQQNAVYIEDINENVSPINPYPVPKDASTLIRSSVMPQDHLNYTFTWYSLSAAVTYMAYKRLKPRKVRR, from the exons ATGGCTGCCTCCATTTCCAAAACCTTGACCAGAAACATTCGCCTCAGCCCCACCACTACGTCAACCCCTTCAATACATCGTTTTTTCACCACTTCTACTGCATCTGCATCTGCTCTTTCCGCCATTGATGATCCCACTCTTCCTCAACCTCAACAACAAg GAAAGCAAGGGAGAGGAATATGGTCGAAGATGTTTCTCTTTCTTCCTGGGGCAATTACTTTTGGTCTCGGCACCTGGCAGATTGTCCGACGACAAGACAAG ATCAAAACATTGGACTACAGAAGAGAGAGGTTGACAATGGAGCCAGTTGAGTTTAATGTCATAGCTTCTGGTGAAAATTCAACTACTTTGGAGTTTCGGAGGGTGGTCTGTAGAGGAGCTTTTGATGAAAAGAAGTCAATATTTGTGGGTCCACGATCCAGAAGTATATCAGGCATTACAGAAAATGGATACTACCTTATAACACCTCTTGTGCCTATTTCTGGCAGTCTTAATAG CATTCAGTCCCCAGTTTTAGTGAATAGAGGATGGGTCCCACGTTCTTGGAGGGACAAAGCACTGGAATCTTCTCAAGATCTTGGGGAAGATAAAAATATACCCAACTCTGCTTCATTGTCTGATGAAAATCGTTCTTTCTGGAGATTTTGGTCTAAAAAGCCTCAAACAGCTGAG GATCCAGCTCCGTCTGATACTCCTGTGGAAGTAGTTGGTGTGATTCGTGGGAGTGAGAATCCAAGCATTTTTGTTCCAGGAAATGATCCTACGTCTGGTCAGTGGTTTTTTGTTGACGTTCCTGCTATTGCCAATGCATCAGGCCTTCAACAGAATGCAGTCTACATTGAGGACATTAATGAAAATGTTAGCCCAATCAATCCATATCCGGTTCCAAAAGATGCAAGTACCTTGATTCGTAGCTCAGTCATGCCGCAAGACCATCTAAATTACACATTCACATG GTATTCACTGTCAGCTGCTGTGACGTACATGGCTTACAAAAGATTAAAGCCGAGAAAAGTACGGAGATAG
- the LOC110785079 gene encoding surfeit locus protein 1 isoform X2: protein MIPLFLNLNNKESKGEEYGRRCFSFFLGQLLLVSAPGRLSDDKTRRERLTMEPVEFNVIASGENSTTLEFRRVVCRGAFDEKKSIFVGPRSRSISGITENGYYLITPLVPISGSLNSIQSPVLVNRGWVPRSWRDKALESSQDLGEDKNIPNSASLSDENRSFWRFWSKKPQTAEDPAPSDTPVEVVGVIRGSENPSIFVPGNDPTSGQWFFVDVPAIANASGLQQNAVYIEDINENVSPINPYPVPKDASTLIRSSVMPQDHLNYTFTWYSLSAAVTYMAYKRLKPRKVRR from the exons ATGATCCCACTCTTCCTCAACCTCAACAACAAg GAAAGCAAGGGAGAGGAATATGGTCGAAGATGTTTCTCTTTCTTCCTGGGGCAATTACTTTTGGTCTCGGCACCTGGCAGATTGTCCGACGACAAGACAAG AAGAGAGAGGTTGACAATGGAGCCAGTTGAGTTTAATGTCATAGCTTCTGGTGAAAATTCAACTACTTTGGAGTTTCGGAGGGTGGTCTGTAGAGGAGCTTTTGATGAAAAGAAGTCAATATTTGTGGGTCCACGATCCAGAAGTATATCAGGCATTACAGAAAATGGATACTACCTTATAACACCTCTTGTGCCTATTTCTGGCAGTCTTAATAG CATTCAGTCCCCAGTTTTAGTGAATAGAGGATGGGTCCCACGTTCTTGGAGGGACAAAGCACTGGAATCTTCTCAAGATCTTGGGGAAGATAAAAATATACCCAACTCTGCTTCATTGTCTGATGAAAATCGTTCTTTCTGGAGATTTTGGTCTAAAAAGCCTCAAACAGCTGAG GATCCAGCTCCGTCTGATACTCCTGTGGAAGTAGTTGGTGTGATTCGTGGGAGTGAGAATCCAAGCATTTTTGTTCCAGGAAATGATCCTACGTCTGGTCAGTGGTTTTTTGTTGACGTTCCTGCTATTGCCAATGCATCAGGCCTTCAACAGAATGCAGTCTACATTGAGGACATTAATGAAAATGTTAGCCCAATCAATCCATATCCGGTTCCAAAAGATGCAAGTACCTTGATTCGTAGCTCAGTCATGCCGCAAGACCATCTAAATTACACATTCACATG GTATTCACTGTCAGCTGCTGTGACGTACATGGCTTACAAAAGATTAAAGCCGAGAAAAGTACGGAGATAG